The stretch of DNA AGAGTCCCTGGCCGAGTCTGCAGCCGCCTACACCAAGGCAACAGCACGGAAGTGTTTGCTGGAAAAAGTGGAAGTCATCACCGGGGAGGAGGCGGAGAGCAACGTGTTACAGGTGAGGCGGGTCTGGTCAGGGGCATCTGGCTCGGGGGGCCTCCTGGCCCTTAGGTGGTGGTGTGAGAGGCCAGCCgtagcccccaggctctctgtgcACCTGAGGGTTGGACCCCTGTCCTCCAGGCACGTGGGCCTCCCTGTGCAGCGACAGAAGGGCCGGGGCCCCATGCTCCGGGGCCTTGTGGCGGGGCTTCTGAGAGCGTAGCCCTAAGGGACTTCTGGTCTCGCTTTGGTATGGAGCGGAAGGATCTGTTTTGAGGCATTCTCAGTAGTTCAGGGAGAAACTTGTATCGGCCCCCAGAATGAACAGCTGTGATGGTTTGGTCACGCTGGCACCCCGTGTTATTTTATGAGGGAACCGGGATCCCGGGTGCACCCCAGACTCGTCCCGCCTTTCCTCTGCCTCCCGGTTCAGTGTGCCTCGTTTATCTCCTTTGCGCTGTTGTGCGCGTGTGTGTGGATCCGTGAGCTGCGTGTGTAGAGCATCGGAGAGTTTCTGATGCAGCATTTCAAGAAGTACTGCTCCTGCCCACTCAGCACTGTTAAAGGAAATCTCTGCGAGCAAAGACACGGCTCGGTGAAGACCCGCACACTTCGGGGTCCACGTCGTGTGTTCTTTGGCCGCCGAACGGTTCACTGAGCCGGAAGATGCATACTGTGGAATTGACTTTGCAGTGCACGGTCCGGTGGTGGTTAGTGTGTTCACGTAGTTAGGGAGCTGCCACCACTATCACAGTAGAACATTTTCgtcccccaaaagaaaccccccATCAGCAGTCACCTCTCAaatgccctccccagcccccacaagCCCCCTCCCCGTCCGTggagaagcctgttctggaaatgtCGCCCTGTGGACTCATGCCCCACGTGGGCTTCTGTGTCTGGTCCCCTCCCTGAGTGTCGTGGGCTCGGGGACTGTCCCCAGGGCATCACCGAGGGACGTACATAGAGGGACATTGAGGTTTCCGGCTTTTTAGCCGGTATGAATCGTGCTGCCGTGGACACTGTTCACAGGCTCGTGTGCGCAGACATGCGTCACTTCCCTTGGTAGAGCTCTAGGaggggggtttctgggcagcagGGCGACTCCACACGAAACACGGTGAGGGACATGTTTCCGCAGCAGCCACGCCACGTGTCATTCCCGCCAGTGGCATGTGAGCTGCTCAGTGCTCCCCGCCCGTCCCCGTCCCCGGTGCCTGCTATCTTGTTGGTATCTGCTTTTTATCTTCGGTTCCTTAGTGATGCTTTCGTGCTCCTCGGACAGTGTAAAATGCATCTTGGCTGGAGGAGAGGATGCAAAACTGGCCAAGGGCCAACGTGCCCCCCGGCCCAGGGTTGGCTGGCCCCTGCCCAGCAGTTCACGCAGGCCGGGTCGGAGGCTCCCCGGAGTGGGTCCACGCTAGTGTCCCCCCAGCCAGGGCCCCACTCACCTGGAGGGCTACCTTGTGTTCCAGATCCAGTGTAAGCTGTTCGTCTTTGACAAGACCTCGCAGTCGTGGGTGGAGAGAGGCCGGGGGCTGCTCAGGCTCAATGACATGGCATCGGCCGACGACGGGACCCTCCAGTCCCGACTAGGTGAGCTGCAGCGCGGTGTCTGTGCAGAGGCCCAGGATGGCACAGACCTCTTCCCGAGGCCCAGGAGGGCAGAATCCCCACGCGGGTCCCCACCAGAGAGCCCCAGAACCCGCGGCCTGCTGGCCCGAGCCCCATCCTGAGGCCCTCGCTGCCAGCTCTTCCATGATTGTCCTCTTTATGAGTGTGACGGTAAATGAAACTACCTACTTAGCactcttttttttgaagatttttatttatttatttgatagagatcacaagtaggtggagaggcaggcagagagagagggggaagcaggctccctgccgagcagagagcccgatgcggggctcaattccagggccctgggatcatgacctgagccgaagacagaggcttaacccactgagccacccaggcgcccccctacttAGCACTCCTGAacatgttttctaaaaattaaaagtgcTGGCGGTTTTATGATGGAAAGGgaaatagaagaaatcaaacagCCCCATACAGCCTGCGGTCCTTGCCACACACCTTCCCCCAGCCCGTCCCAGCGGCTCCACGCGTGCCTCAGCGGTGGGCCCACGGGGCGCAGGAGCCTCAGGGAGTGGACACAGGGTGGTCAGTGGGAGCCCGGGACCCCACCCGCAGCCTCCCTGCGCTGGCCCACGCTGCTGCATCTGGGGCCCCGGGTTGGGGTGGAGAGAGGTTGGCTGGCGGGAAGCCAAGGTGTCGCCGCCGTGTCCACGGGGTCCGGGCACTTGTGGGGAGGATGGGCTCTGATAAACCAGGCAGGCTGACGGCGGCCTTGGGTAGACGTGACGCGTActtccagagaaggaagaaggtcTCAGGAAGGTCTGTACCATCTTTCTCCACTCAGTCCGTCTCTATCTCGCTCTCGTTGGAAGCTCTAAGCAGCCATTGGCCTCAacgttttttcttaaaaaattgcgtaaaaatttaaaaattttaaaaataaaaaatttaatttaattaattaaattaaaattttgatttaatttaaaaattaaaaaacttaaaaaattgagTAGGGGCTGGGGCTCGGCCTGTGAGTGGGGCAGTCGGGGGGCATCTGCCTTCTAGGCAGCATGTCGCATGACAGTGTCCCAGCCCCCAGATGTCCCTCTCTGGCCCTGCCTCCCACCTAATCATCCCCTTCCCCAAGGGAGCCGCCATCCTGGCACCTGCTGGGTGGACCAGCAGAACCCTCCCCATGGCGGACGTGGCCCTGAGGGAGCTGGCTGGTACGGGGCTGGCCCCCAGCGTGTGGGGCTCAGCAGACTGGTGGGCAGCTTATGTGGACCTTGAGACAACTGCAGGGTTTCGCCCTCGTGGTGTTTTCCTTTCCGGAATGTGTCCGTTCTCCTAGCTGGCTGTGGGGTGGCGATCGGGGCCCAGGGCTGAGCGGCCTTGTCTGTTGCAGTGATGCGGACCCAGGGCAGCTTGCGGCTGATCCTCAACACCAAGCTCTGGGCCCAGATGCAGATTGACAAGGCCAGTGAAAAGAGCATTCGCATCACAGCCATGGACACTGAGGACCAGGGCGTGAAGGTTTTCCTGATCTCCGTGAGTAGCCCTGGGGACGGGACAGGCTACTACCGACCTCCTGGGGAGAGGAAGTACCCGGCCCGGCCCCCGTAGGACTGCAGTAAGCACTGCCCCTCGGGGGGTGCTCTGCACCGGTGGTGTGGGCCACCTTGTGAAGGGGGAGGCCTCTAGGCTGGCCAGTTTCCAGAGGGGTCCGTGGAAGAGAGCCAGGAGTGGGCCTGCATCACACATGCCGTCCCAGCTGCAAGCTCTGTGTCCCTGGGAAGGACTGGcccggggggcacctggggcttCGTTCGGTCCACTGTCCCTGAGCTTGTTGAGAAGAGAGGGTTAGACTCCTCCCCAGACTCAGCCGGGGACTATGGGATCCCATCACTGGGGGGCAGCAGCCACCCTGACCAAGAGATCTTACAGCCCGCCACTTCCCTCCGCCTGTCCCAGGCCAGTTCCAAGGACACGGGCCAGCTGTATGCAGCCCTGCACCACCGCATCCTGGCCCTGCGCAGCCGCGTGGAGCAAGAGCAGGAAGCCAAGATACCTGCCCCCGAACCCGGGGCAGCCCCGTCCAACGAGGACGACAGTGACGAGGACGTCCTGGCTCCATCGGGGGCCACTGGAGGTGGTGAGCCAGCAGTCCCGGCCCTGGCGGGGATTGGGGAGCCTGACCCCAGGGGATGGGGCTCCAGCCAGGGCAGGGACCTGACTTGAGGCCGCTGCTTCCCAACAGGTGCCGgcgaggaaggggaggggcagacggccGGAAGCACATAGCGCCGGGAGCCGGCTGCCCGCGAGCCTGCTGCTTTGTCCGTCTGTCTGCCCGCCCGCCTGCCCCACCCCGCCGGCAGTGTGGAGGCGCGGGGCTCGGGAACCACACTCCCCGCTGGGTTGGCCACAGTTCGGATCCGCATGTCCCGTTCAGAAGCAGACTCGGGAACTGCCTGAATGTGGTTTGGGACACGAGACCTCATCATATTGATGAGCAAAACGAAAAAGAacatttcttccctccccctcctttgaATTGAAATGGCACATTAAGACTTGTCACGGCTTCTCACTGGGACTGGGACGCCTTgtttcttcccccctccctcctcgtGTCCCCGGCCTCTCTGCCGCCACCGCCCGCCCAGGCCACCGGGTCTGTCCACACGAGTATAAACACTGGGCCTGCTGGACGCTCTGTTAACTACCGTATCCAGTTTCCCACACTCTGATCCGGGGCTTGTATTTTTAGATCTTTTTCCCCCAAGGCTTTGTGTTTGGTTTCTGAGGTTAAGACTCTCCTGTGCATTGAGCGGGTGCAGCTCCGTCCTGGGCCGCATCCTCCTCCCGCCTGGGCTCCTGGCCTCTGTGCTGAGGTGGGGTCAGGCCCCGACTTGTTCCCCACCCAGGCTTGCTCCAGGGCCGGTCATGGGGTATTGAGGGGCTGGGCCTCAGACTGCAGAGAGCTTATCTAAAAACAGGGTCCCTGGACCTGGGAGGgtccctacccacccccctgCCTTTCCCCGTCATGTCGGTCACCCACCATCTGGCGCCCAGGCACAGACCTTCTTGCTGCTGGCCATTCCTTGCCCAGCCCTGGATGACGTCACTGCCCCCGAAACCATCCAGGaccaggggcagaggagggaactTAGCAGGGcctttggggaggggggcagggggctggttCCAGGCGACCAGCCATCTCCCATACTCGCGGCACACACAGGAGCGTGGCCAAGAGCTGGCCGGCCCTCACCCACATGGGGTGGCTTGTGAAGAAGGGCCCCGTGCACAGGGCTCCGAGGATGTTCCGAGGACAGTGCCCAGCCCCACCGTCGGGGGAGCGGAAGGCTTTGTCTCCACAGCTGCGCCGCCCACACCTCGGCTTGGTTGTGTGCAGCCTGGGCCCCGGGAAGACACCAAAGGCCCTCCCAACAGACCAGTCACACTTCTCTGCTTTAAGCCTTAGTCAACTAGTGACAAGTAAAACCAGATAATGCCCATGTGTTTTGGAACATTTATGTAAGATTGTCATATGAAATGTATTTGGGAACTACATTAAAACTTTTAACTAAAACCCTGGCCTCCTGCATGCCCCAGGGGCCTCAGGAAGCCGGACAGCCCGGCCAGGAATAGTGTCCACCTCTCAGAGCCGCCTGGCCTGTCTGCAGGCCCCAagcccctgccccacaccccacaccccaacTCCGGGCAGGTGACTAAACTTGGCTGCTTTCCAAGACTGGCCGGCTCCACGCTGAGCTTTGCTTCACAGAAAGGCTGTTTGCTTCCCTGCCCAGGGGCTGGCtggctcgggggggggggggggggggcagctgcaGCGGCTCTGTGAGGCCTAAGGTCTGCACAGCCTGGACGGAGAGGGCCTTGCTCCCTGGGGTCCTAAGACCTAATCCAGCCAGTCCTGGGGCCTCCACCTTGGGCTGAGCCCAAGGCCCTGGCTcagggggccagggtgggggcctatgctctggggtgggggcgggggggggctgcTGAGCAAGTGTGCACGGCTCACAGCTGCCAGGCACTGGTCATCATGGCCACAAACTCCTCATCTGTGTCCATGGAGGTGCTTACGCCGCTGTAGTAGTCCTGGAATTCAGCCAGCGTGACCTGGGGACCGACAGGCTGTAAGCAGGGACCAGAGACCTGGGCAGAGGGTGGGGCTGTCTGTGGGCACCCACCTGCCCGTCCTTCTCGGAAGAGTCGAAGTTGTCCAGGAAGCGGCGGAGCACCTCCTCCTCGGTCCACTCCCCACTTCGCACCTTGGGGTGGGCGCGGCCACTGTACACCCCCCGGAGGTCGTCCACGGTCACCACACCGTCCCCGCTGCGGTCCAGCTTGGCAAAGGCAGCTGCAATGACCGCCTCCCGAGCTGGGGACATGGGGGGCTGGAAAGGAGCAGGGAGTGATTGGGGGGGTCTAGTGCACCCCAGTCTGGGGCCCCCCGGGCATCCAAGGTCAGCACAGACATCGGCAAGCCCGCCCGCCGaagcaccccccgccccctccggCAGCAGGGCGAAGGGCCTCACCCGCAGTGCCCTCAGGAACTCCTCCAGGTCGAGCGTCCCGCTGCCATCACGGTCCCAGCGCCTGCACACGCCCTCTGCTTCGGCCGCGTCCAGCACCAGCCCCAGCTCAGCCAGGCCCCGCTGGAGTTCCCCCGAGTCCAGGGTCCGGCTCCTGTCCCGGTCCAGGCGGCGGAAAAACCTGAGGGGCATGGGGCGCAGTTAAAAAGTGGTCCCTGGGGCTAGGGGTTAAGAAGGTTTAAGGGGACAGCTCACCTGGCCAGGCCCTGGATGCCCAAGGCCCCTCGGGACAGGCACTGCGCCCGGAGCTTCTCCACGGTGGCGTCCACAGCATCCATGGCGGGTCGGGCGCTGGGCAACTGGCCGGGGGAGAGTTCGAGGAAGGATTCCCACTCGGCTGACCGGGCTCTGGTCCGGCGCCACGAGCCTGCCTTGTCCACCTGCCTGCTCACCTGGCCGGCAACTGTCCTGGAATCCAGACAGCCGCTCCTCTGGCTCCTGCCCGTCCTACCCAGCGTTGGCAGCGCGTCCTGCCTGGCAGGCCTGTTGCTAAGGGATGGTGGCTCAGGAGACTGGGAGGGGCCCCAGCTGTAACCCTCACTGTGCCAGTGCCTCACAGCTCCAGACACAGCCCGGGGCGGGGCAGGAGGGCGCAGAGTGGCAGGGCCAAGAGGGACAGGACAGTGCTCTTTCTGGCACCACCACCCACACTCTGCCCTGGTCACGTCCAGCCTTGCAGTGCCCGGGTCTGGGACAGAGCCAGAcccagagaggcagtgggggtggTCCCCCTTCCTGGCCACAAGAAGGAGGGATGGGCCACAGCCCTACAGTGACCACAGTGTCCCAGACAGAGGCAAGGCCATGCCGAGGAGGCTCAAGACCCAATTCCTGTGTGACCTGGAGCACAaccccctctcctctctgggctCTACTGGTCCCCTGCCCCTTTTCACAGCCAAAGCTGCCAAGGGATCCAAGTTCAGAAGGCCTTGAGGTGGCCCAGGCCCCTGTCCTGGTGCTCAGACCGATGTGGCCGAGCCAGGACGCAGCGGTCTTACAGACTGTACTAGCGTTCAGTCAGACAAAGCAGTTCCCGGTAGTTATTCCAGAGCCAGTATGGGGTTTCTGTCGACGTGAGTCTTTTGGTGGTCAGTTTTTTCAGTTCTTAAAACATCACTTGGTGGTCTTGCTCCTAACAAGATGGGGGAGCCGGGGCATTGTGGTTCCAGATGAAAAAGTGGCCCCGGCCCCCCATGGCATCCAAGAAGCACCGAGGCCACCATCGCAGAAGGCCTCCGATTGAGACGCCGACTGGCAAGATTAAAAATGACACTGGATTTCCAGGAAGTAAGTAAAGCATGTGCCCCATTTGGGGACCCATCTGCCGCAGAGACCCAGAGGTCATCAGAGGCTTTTCAAAGCCTGGACTCGGACACGGCACAATGGTGGTGTTGAAGCTGCTGCTCCTGTCAGAAACCAGGCCGCGGGTCGCACGCAGCCCGGCACTGTGGGTCAGGCCACAGCTGATGTGACACTGTCCGCATTATGCGAAACTGCAATGACATTCTGGGGGCTTGCTGCAGTCCATAACTCTTCAAGTGGGCAGAGAAATACTCCATTGTGTTTTTCATGAGGGTTATaaaaatcacacttttttttccccatagaaaaatgtaaaatatcaccGCAGTTACTGTAACTCTGCTTTCGCATCTCCTCGTTTGAAGAGAACCAGAATGTCAACAGTAGCCACTCCGGAAACTGGAAGTGGCCCAGGCCCTCCTGACCCCGAGGCCAGTTGACTTCACCACAGTGAGCCTCACTTTCCATAGCTGTAGGATGGGGAAGCGTGGGCTGCAAAGATTAGACACGAGTGCCCGTGACTGTAACTTGTGTCCCCCAGCCCAGCAGGACCCCACCTCTCCAGCACCCAcacaggaagaaagagggaaagaccAAGGCAAGGAAATCATCCAATTTATTCTTAAACTCAGGCAGGCCTCAGCCCGCCTTCCCCTGGTACCAGCAGCACCCCTAACTGACCCAGAGAAAATGGGGCCATTGTTACTGCACTGAGGGGTCAGTGTTAGACACCAGGCAGGCCGGCACCATCTTGAGGGCTGGGGATGGACACCGACCTTTCCAGGCCAAAACGGGCCCTGCCCCTCGGTGGTTCCCGGCGGGACGGTTCCCTGAGTGAGGAGGCAAGAAGACGTGGGACCCGGCTGCACAGAGAAAGGCACGGGGGTTCCCTGgtttggttgggggagggggggaaggcaCCCTGAATGTCTCTGGCCGAGAAGAGCAGCATAGAAATAAGGAGTTTAAAAATAGATTCTCCAGGGAATATCAAAAGGAGCGAGCTGTTTGCTAGAAAAGCCGAACTGGCTGGGGCCGCATCAGATGTGCTGGGGGCCCCTGGCTCCCTTCAGGGCCCACAAACCCCATCCTGTTCCTACTGAGGTCCGAGGTCCCAGGGTGCTCCTGGCGCTGgtgataaagaataaagaacaagaggGCTGCTCAGGCAGCTTACACTCTGGTGACAAGACATCACTCTGGTGACAAGACATCGCTGGGGAATAGCGtcccaagcagagggaacagccagcgGAAAGGGATGCCTGAGCTCTCCCTGGGGCAGCACCCCAACCCGGCCGCCAGCATGtctcacaccccccaccccgctctcttCCGGGTTAAAGCTTGACAGGCAGGCAGGCTTAGGGGAAAGAATCTAGGATTAAAAGTTCATCTTCATATAACCAATGCAAACCTGCACAAGCCATGAGGTTCCCAGTTCTTGTGTGGGATGAAGAATAAGAAAGCTTTAGCCTGGGGTGAGGGATGCTTCAGAAGGAACAAAAATCGGGGCaagggggaaagggggagaaaaactTGATGCCATCTGCCTGCACAAGCGAGGGATCTCAAACTCAGATGCTTCAGGGGCCAGACGTGCAGCCCTAAGAGAGATGAGGCAGCCAGGTGGGCCTCACACTTTGGCTAAAGAGGGTACCCTGAGCTCAGATCCAAGCAGGCATGGCCAAGACTGAAGCCAGAAATCCAGATTTTTGTGAAACGTTGCCAATTTTTTCAACAAGTTGATTGATgtaaagttttgtttaaaaagggggggggcatggctggctcagttggtagaacatgcaactctttatctcagggttgtaagttcaaaccctacattgggtgtagctacagattacttaaaaataacatcttaaaaaaagaaagaaaaatctctctgGACTAAATATGCCTTTGGGCCTCGGGCTGCCTATTTGAAATCTATGACTTTTTAGCAGGTTTTGATGCTTGCAAAGGATTACGGCTCTGTCACGGGGCCCCCTCTGGGACACTGGTGACCCCCAAGGACACCCACAGCAGTGGAACTCTGTCTCCATTGTGTAATCTGTGCTCCGGGGCTCACACCGTGGTCCCAAAcactgcaggctgcaggcggtcCCTGTCCTCCTCTTCCCCAGTGCTGTTGGCAAGGCGTGGACTGGGCCCACCAGGGACTGGGTGGCTGGGGTCTCTGGTTGGCAGGGGCCCCAGGCGTTCAGCCTCTGCCAGGGAGGCCAGCAGCCCGGCCAGGGGTGGCCGGCGACGGCAGATGTCCTGCAGCAGCTCTGCCCGGGGCTGCAGCTGCCCAATGAGCTCATCCCTCTGGCGTACAGCAGCCTGCAGGCTGTGGACAGTGGCTTCGGAGGTCAGCAGCTGCTCCTGGAGAGCCGCAATCTCACTGGCAGAAAGCAAGACAGGGCAGTTACGGTACTGAGGGGACCAGAgattctcctcctccctgcccctgacTACCCGGGGCTCCCCATCAGGATAAAGGCCATGCTCCTCACCACTGCTTCAAGACCCCCTTGTTACAGATTGAATGTGTTCCctcaaaattcttatgttgaatcCCTAGCCACACCCCGCCATGTGATGTATCTGGAGATGGAGCCTTTGGGATGCGTTCATGAGAGTGGGGCCCTCATAGAATTAGCGCCCTTTTAAGAAGGTACACCAGAGAGTTTGCTCTCTGGCCTTGTGAGCACGCAGCAAGAAGATaacatctgcaagccaggaactGAATCTGTCCAGGGCacttcccaacctccagaaccGTGAGCAGAAATCTTCAGTCGTTTAAGCCCCCCAGCCTGTGGCATTCTGTAACAGCAGCCAAAACAGACTAAAACCCTCTGATTGCTCCCCTGCAATTCCCTTTTTCCCTATATCTTTTCCTAGTTGTTGTTCAGCTTAGAtggctcctctttttttttttttaaagattatttatttatttatttatttgacagagatcacaagtaggcagagagacaggcaggggcgaggggggcgggggagcgaggagcaggctcccaccaagcagagagcgtgacagcaggctcaatcccaggaccctgggatcatgaccctagcggaaggcagaggcttaaccctctgagccacccaggcgcccctagatggcTCCTCTTACAGGAAGCCTTCCATCTAGGCCCGCTCAGAACCCTATCACAACCCCAACCACCCAATGGGGTTCCATCACAACCCCAACCACCCAATGTTGTAATTGCCTAGTGATGCGTCTGCCTAAGGGCTGTGCTACGTAGGTCTCACTTGTGTGCTCTAgcgcccagcacagtgcctgacacagtaggcactcagtaaagaTGGATGAATTAATCCAACCAGCTCCGTTCCCACCGGGCCCCTGACCTCCCTCCTTCCTGAGCACTTGTCTCATCCCTTTTAATCCTCAGCGCCTCTTCAAAACCAGAGGGGTTCTTCAAAAACTGCTGGTATGATCCCATTCCCCTCTGCTCCAGAACCTGCCATAGATCCCAGTGCCTAGGAGGTCGGTGACCCCTGCGCCACTCGGAAAAAGCCGATTTTGCATTGTGGAAAAGCGGGCTCTAAGTTAGAAATCTGCACTTGTGTGATAACTCTTAACTTTACGTGCCAGTGACTAATTCGACTATTTCGGGGTTTCTTCCGATCCCACCAGTAGTCCAACCCGCACGGGACTGCACGCGGTTCCCGCGCCTCTCCTCCCCGTCCAGTCTCGGCTCCGCCTCCGCCCACCTCAGAGAAGTCCACCTGGCCCGCCCCGGGCCTCACCAGTCCTTGGCGCGGCCCAGCTCGTCCAGGGCAGCGCGCAGCTGCTGGTCGTGGCGGGCCAGGCGCTCGGCCTGGGCGCGCACTGTGCGCTCCGCCGCGTCCAGCCGCGCCTCCAACTCCGCGACGCGCCGGTGCACAGCCGCCAGGTGTGCGTTCGCCTCGCGGATCTGCAGCGGCGGCGGCGCCGACATGGCCCCGGCGCGCTCCCCGGCGGCCCGGAACCGGCCCGGGCCACGCCCCCGGGCCCGCCCCCGGTGGGCCACGCCCCCCAGAGCCCTGCTCAGTACCTCGGCACGATTGGCCGCGACACGATGGGTCGTGCCCTCTTCAAACCCAAACACCCTCACTGGTCCCGGCACCTCGAGACTCCGCCCCTGAGCCCCGCCTAACTCCAAGACTGGCCAAGGTCCTGATAGCCCACGCCCCCAGGGGGGCCGGTGTCCTCGGCGACGCGCCCCGTTCAGGCTTCTGCAACGGGACTGGTCCCTCCTTCGAGACAGGCCCCGCCCCACTGAGAAGCCAACACCAGCATTGGTCTGGGTCCTACGGGCCTGGAAGCCTGACCACGCCCCAGGCTTCGCCTCTCTCAGATCCACCCCAACGGCCACGGCCACGCCCCTTAAGCAAACATACAGCTCTGGACTGGCCAAGTCCCTTTCGGGGCGTGTCTCCGGTTCTGGCCTTGCCCCCAAATCTAACGCGGAGATCCTCTGGCCCAGGGCTTGGACAAGCCAGCCACTAAACTGGTGTCCCGCTAAAACCCTAGCCCTGCGATCGGTACCTTTGCCCGCCCCCGAACCTGGCCACGCCCCAAAATAGTCGCACGCGGTTCAGAGCCCGGCTTGGGGACCGACAGGGTGTGACCACGCCCCCACGCAGATTCTGGCGCTGGGAGTGGTCACATTTGCGCTGTGCCCCGCCCCAGAGCTACATCTTGCTCCTATCAAGtggagccccgccccgcccccgaaTCTGCGCTTGGAGATAGGCCTAGTATGGGTCATAGCCCGCCCCTGGATTAGGCCCCACCTCCGGGAGTCGACCTTTCCTAACCTAGGACCTTCTGAGTTGGAACTACCGAGCTCTGCCTTCACCGAATCTGGCtgacctcagtttctccttgATGAAGTGGGCTGAGGATGCACGCGTGCTTCCTTGTCGCCAGTCCCGACTCGGCGCGTGCGCGCCTCCGTGTCTGTGTCCGCGGCGTTCAATAAAGTTGCACGCTTGTTGTCGACCCCTGCGCCCGAGAGGTTGCGCGCGCCGCCCAGGAAGTCTCGCGAGAACGAGCGGCGGCTGCCCTTGTGCGTGGGGAGCCGGCGGGCTTGTGTGGTGAGGGGTCGGGGGTTCGCAGTTATGGCGCGGACGCTTCTTCAGCGATACCTGGACATCCCCGATGGCACCGAGTGCCACCGCAAGACCTACGCCAGCACCACAATCAGTGGTGCCGCTGGTGAGCGCCGGCCGGGCCCCGAGGGCAGAGGATGCAGGGAGGTCATAGAATCGCTGGGGGCGGTCCCGGGGCGCTGGGGGTCTCGCAGGTGGTGTAAGGTTGTCGCCGGGGTGTCTAGGGCGGCCATGGGTTGCTGGGGAGCTCTTGTACGAGATAGACTCTGGCGGGGTGTTGGACTAATTCAGAGGGCGCAGGGAGGCCACGGGGTCACTGGGAGCTGTCGGAGGGGGTGGCAGGAGCGCTGGGTATCTCACGGGGTGACACGTGTCGTCGTGGGGGTGTCTGAGGCGGCCCTGAGGAACTCTTGTGTGAAGGAGGTCCGGCAGGGTTGGAGGCCACCGGGAAGTGTACGTGTCACAGGCTGGCCACTGGGATCGTCAGAAgcggttgcgggggggggggggggagggactAGGATTTGGGGGTTATTGTTGAACCCGCAGGCTCTGGAGAAGTCGTTGAGTGGCAGAAGGCCATTCTTGAGGTCAAAGGAGCTGGGGATTCAGGAGAGTTAACGAAGTTGAGGTGGTTTGGGAGAATCATGGGTAATTATTGGTGTGTCTCCGGGCGGGTACAGAAATTTGAGAACGTTGAGATCAAGTCTTTTTAGGGTTCAGGAGAGTGGGATGGTTAGGGTGATCTGAAGCCTTTACTGAGACCACCAGAAGGGTCGCAGCGGTGCCGAGGAGGTCACAGGTGAGATGGGTCCGGGGCTACTATAAGGGTAGCCTTGGGAGGACAGGAGGGGACTCAGCCCTGGCCCTCTCCTGCAGGGGACACCTCAGCGTCTAGCCCCTTCCGGTCTCTCTGAGAAGTAGGAATGACAGTTTTGGCCACCTCCCTATCTCCAGCTCCTGAAACGAGGCCTGGCCGAAGTTGAGTCTCCCCTGGGAGGCATTTGGATTAAGAGTAATCATTGCTCTCCTTTTCTGAGATCAACGATTATCATGC from Neovison vison isolate M4711 chromosome 6, ASM_NN_V1, whole genome shotgun sequence encodes:
- the CAPS gene encoding calcyphosin isoform X1 — translated: MDAVDATVEKLRAQCLSRGALGIQGLARFFRRLDRDRSRTLDSGELQRGLAELGLVLDAAEAEGVCRRWDRDGSGTLDLEEFLRALRPPMSPAREAVIAAAFAKLDRSGDGVVTVDDLRGVYSGRAHPKVRSGEWTEEEVLRRFLDNFDSSEKDGQKKR
- the CAPS gene encoding calcyphosin isoform X2, translating into MDAVDATVEKLRAQCLSRGALGIQGLARFFRRLDRDRSRTLDSGELQRGLAELGLVLDAAEAEGVCRRWDRDGSGTLDLEEFLRALRPPMSPAREAVIAAAFAKLDRSGDGVVTVDDLRGVYSGRAHPKVRSGEWTEEEVLRRFLDNFDSSEKDGQVTLAEFQDYYSGVSTSMDTDEEFVAMMTSAWQL
- the VMAC gene encoding vimentin-type intermediate filament-associated coiled-coil protein; this translates as MSAPPPLQIREANAHLAAVHRRVAELEARLDAAERTVRAQAERLARHDQQLRAALDELGRAKDCEIAALQEQLLTSEATVHSLQAAVRQRDELIGQLQPRAELLQDICRRRPPLAGLLASLAEAERLGPLPTRDPSHPVPGGPSPRLANSTGEEEDRDRLQPAVFGTTV